The stretch of DNA tgaaatggatcacagacctaaacaTAAAGCTAAAATCAGAAAACTTCTAgagaaaaatatggaagaaaattttGTGGCCTTGGGCTAAGAAAAGATTTCTTAGGATACAAAGAACACTAATAGTGAAAGAGAGCAAATTGATACTGGATATATCAAAATTACAAACTCTATTCTGCAAAAgacatcattaagaaaatgaaaagttaagtccacagactgagagaaaatatttgtaatacattTATCTTATATAAGTCTGATATCCTGAATGTATAAAAAACTTTTACATatcaataagaatataaaaaatattaaaaatcggGCAAAAATTTGAACAGATATTccataaatatgtgaaaatgaaaaaaatgcttaaaatctttagtcattaaagaaattcaaattaaaatggcaatgaaataccatttcacactcAATGGCTAAAGTGGAAAACACTGTAATACCAGAGGTTGATAAGGATGTGAAACAACTAGAACTTTATATGTGGCTGGTGTGAATGCAAAAATAGTACAATTAACTATAAAAAGATTTGACAGTTTTGTGTAAAATTAAACACGTACCTACTCTAAAGATGCAGCAATTCTATCTCCAtttacaaaaaggaaatgaaaatatacatcCATAGGATAATCTGTAGATGAATATTCATCGCAGCTTTATTCAAAAAGGCCCCAATCTGGGGGAAAATTCTCCCCCCCGCAAACTGAACAAATATGATATGTTCATAGCATGAAATACTACTCATCAAGATTGAGTAGCAACATGGACAAATCTTACAGACATTATGCTGAGCAAAAGAATAGACACAACAGAAGAGCTACTGTAAAATTCCTACTAACTTGAAGTTTTAGAGCAAATAAAACATCCaggtgaaaaaaatcagaactgcGGTTACCTGGGGCAAGGGTAGAGTGGGCTCAAGAAGACTTTGTAAAATTATGGAAAGATTCTGTATCTCGCTTGTGGTACTGGCTACAAtggcatatacattttaaaaaatttatcgaACTGCACACTTGAAGGTTGTGcgttttattttgtataaatcatatctcaataatttcttactgatttttttttaaaaaaacctgccTGCCTCAAAGTAGCAAAATAGGCACTTTAAGAAGTAAAGAATGTTCCTTTTTCCTTGTTTATAGAAAATGCCTTTTTGCATAATTGTATACAATTGTCTTTGTCAACTTTTAAATACTGACGTCCAAGTACCAAGTAGTAATTACTACCATTTATTCATTGCCAAATATAAGCTAGATGCTCTGACATGCACTTACAAATATTTCATTCTCACAACCCTAAGATagattttattatctttatttttggtGCTGAAACCCAAGTCTCATAATAGTTAAATAATTCATCCAAGTACTTATTGTTAGTAAATAGTAGAGGTGAGAGTTATCCAAGGACTGTCTGTCTCCATTGTCAACGTTCTTTCTACTACTTGTCACCTTCCCAGCTAACTTGTATGTCACACGTATCCCACAGCCATTTCCCCGTAGGCACTAGAATGACAGTCATTGCTAGTCTAATTATTTAATTGACCTGGCCACAATCTCCTTGTAATGTAAACTTTAATGAGTCACTCAGCTTATTTTTTCCAGtaattaaacaaagaaaagaaaatgaaagaaacaactACTTACCTTCTTTCTGCTTCACATAACAGTTTAATATGGTGCTTATAACAGGCTAGTCCCGGGTTCAAGATCCAGCTCTGCCAAGTTTTAACTGAGCATAATGCTTTATCTCTCTAAGCTTTATAGATAtgttccttatctataaaatgaaaatattaataaccaCCTGATAGGGTTATTGTGAACATAAAAGTGAGATAATACATTCAAGCACGTTGTATAGTTCCAGGAGCATAGTAAATGGTAAGAAGCAGAAATTATTATTAGTAATGAGAGGACAGGTATTGTCCTGTTAGAGAGGGAGATGAAACTGGGGGAGTTTTTATAATTACTTGTTTTTGcttattctttaaattatttcttccctTGACTAGGCTTCTATTTAGCAAATTGGAAAAGACCCTGTGTATTCAACTCAATGATTCAGGCATTGGAGACTCCTTAACCACAGATCATTTAAAGCTATATAAATTCATTTTGAtgttttcacttaatattttcttttaatcaatgcatttattatttttcaatatgcCATTGTACTATAGGCTCTTATGTTAACCATTTCAAAAACTTATATAGACCATTGAGAATAAAGTATAAAAGATATCTCACTGGCAGACAAGCCTGTCTTATCCACATAAGTAGCCTAGAAGAGTGGTCAAAGGGTCCAGTGCCATTATGTGACCTATGGGAGACACAGTTCCCACAGACTTCATGACACAGGGCTTAAGTTTTTTTCTCTGTGCCTTCTGAAAGAGATAACTGTGATCCATAAAATAgttgaaatattagaaaataaataaaagccagagAAACCCATGTTTACTGCAATATAGTTGCAGGACTAATTATAACTAACTGAGCCTGTTTAAAAGACTCACGGCTTCAAGAGCcattatataaaaaaatttcaggccgggcgcagtggctcaagcctgtaatcccaacaagcactttgggagactgaggcgtgctgatcatttgaggtcaggagttcaagaccagcctggccaacatggcgaaaccctgtctttattaaaaataaaaataaaaaaattagctgggcgtggtgttgcgcacctgtaatcccggctactggggagactgaggcaggagaatcacttgaacctgagaggtggaggttgcagtaagctgagattgcaccactgcactccagcctgggagacaagagtgaaactctgcctcaaaaaataaaaaaaaattcattgtttgATTAAGGTGCTATATAATCAAGAGTAGCATTCTAAtcataacagaaagaaaaaaaaccgaTTCTCAAAGTTGACCTCAAGCATAATTGTGAAACAAGTTTTCACTTCCACAGCCTCATCAACATTTTCCTTCCATTCTGCCTTCACTCCAAACACACATAACACCATCAAATATTCTGAGATCTATCATTTTATAGGAGAGAGGGACAAAACAATTAAATCTCAGATAATTCCCATTACGATGTTAGTCATTCGTCATCTTGTTTTCCCTAGGCCTTAAGAGAAGGCAATGCACATTGAGTTAAGTTAAAGCACAGGAATGATTGTCTAATAGCAAGATTGCAATTGCTGCATGCGATAGGCAGAAGAAGAATATAAGTCAGGACTTATACCCCACGATTTTGGAGGATTATGCCTAGgttattttaaatgacttttaggGTATTGGGACAGTGAAACTGAATCCAGCAAGAGCTTAGGAGCAGAAAATAAGTCCAGAGGTAGAACTAGGAGCACACCTCATTCTAtcaattaataacaaaaatgacCCTACACACCCCACAGCATGAAGAACGTTGCCATTTTGCCATTGGACTGTCCATCAGAACCAATTAAATCATGTGGACTTTACTTGTAAGCAATTTTGCCAATTAGCTGAAcccttatttttattgttaatagaATTAAATTACTCTGAACTCTGATTCCCGGTACTTCAAAGACCCATTCTCCTATCATATCACCTGTTCTCATTTTCCCATTCTGTTTCAGTAACTAACATTCTTTACTTCATCACATATGAACATGCATTAAGGACACCAGAATGAAATACTTTTCTATTCCTTAGAGTTAaaatttgcttttccattccttaGGTGGCCCAAAGGAATGGGTAACCAAGCcagatatatttaaaagttattatttctgGAATTCTTCTACTCagtttgtttatacattttttttttcagttcggTCTTGACACACAGTCAAGTGTGTACCCAACTGTCTACTTTTTATATTTGGGTGAATACCTGGAAGTGGTatgtggcagaaggcaaggatGAGTAGTAGAAGGGAACACAAGCACACTGTTAACTTTAAGGCTGACTTACTTCTCTTCTCCATTTCACTCCAAGTAAAAGATTTCTAGTTCTATGTTTCACTCTGTTACAtttcttaattactttttaaGTATCCTCAATGTCCTAATTCAACACTCAGAGTGTATTCTCCTTTGTGTTAGATGGTATTCTGTTTTCTCAATCATTTTCCCCTTACACACCTCCAactttccactttttaaattttattatctatgctgttttgttttcaaaCCACATGGAACCAAAGCACATACAACTATTAGTCTTTACCAAAAAACAAGATTCGTATGAGCTTCTTGAGCCCCAAACAAAAGAATTTACACTTGAACCTGATTGCTTTGACTGTGGCATTACTGTTCTGGCTTTTGCAGTTCAGAGGCCCTGCTTTATGGTTTTggctttctgttttccatttatatgaaatgtcccacaaaaataaatgcatttaacaaaTACCAGGAACATGGCATTACAACAACTTTCACTTCTCGACCAATGGGCCAGACATTGCagtttaaatatttgatattgaTGGACAAGAAACccaaaaaaataattagcaacactcctttttttctcttatggCACATACTGCAGAATTGTTCACAAGAAGAAAATCTCATGGTCAAAAGTCCAATCAGCTGTGGATCTTATCAAAGCAAAAAAGCTGTTTGTATCTTGATGTAACtgtggtttattattattattgtcatcatcattatcatcaccgtTTTGAGTGGAAAGGAACTATGGTTTCTCCAATTTTGTGAATAATAGTTTTGCTATTGAACAGGGAACACAGTGTGTGGCTAGTTCATCTCCCGCAGGGCTTGCAAATACTGTGTTGTCCCCAAATGTGGTAGCCACATGTCTGTTTTTCAGCTGGCAGAGTCCTAAGCCAGAGAGATTTTAGAGGAAATGAAGGAGAGTGAAAATCAACTAAACTTTTCATTAGCATGTGTGACAAAGGGCagtgtgtttttctcttttggtagtgtggacatgttttaaataataaatattgcacGTCATTACTGCTCTAGTTAGTTATTCACACTCTGATAAGAATTTTAAAGTCTGTTGGAACAAATTTGGAAAAAGAATCAACTTCGTTCAGCTCTAAATTTTTAGTGCTCATGTGTGCAAGTCACTATTATGGTATACTACACTTCAGAACATATATGTGTTCAAGAAATGtttgtaaaacaaataaatatatattgaatttcACTAATGGAAAATATGTAGAATGAGAAAATTGCAGTCTGCAGATTCTAACATCCAATGTTTTAAAGCCCAACTAAAAAATTATTCgattaaatattaataatcataatgaACACATTATAATTAATGAATTGAAAGCAACTGGAATAACCTGAATTTTCACAAAAATCAGAGATTTTAAAACTAGGaaacatattttagaaagaatttGGTTAATCTTTGAATCTTAAATATAACAAAAGCCCGAGAGAGTAGATAAACTCTCCAAAGAtatacagccttttttttttttttttttttttttaaattagagcaCTAGGATTGGAAACAAGGGCATTTTATCTGGGATCCAATGTAAACTTTCTACCCTCCCATTAGGGGTGCTGCTTTGGTCTGCCATTCTGACACTATGTCTGGCATAGCAGAGGTCTTCCCTCAGGAACCTGTGGTCAAGTAATAGCAGTTTCAGGCTTCTCTCGTCTGGGGAATAAGCTGTTCATGGGCACATGTATAGCCTTTTTCAGATGAGGGATAATTACACTCTTTCGCTTCCTGCTTCTCCTGTAATTTGGCCTGTCCATCGAAATTATAATCTATAcacctgtttcttctttttcactcCATCTTTCTTAGTGGGTTTGGAGGAGTTGAGTAGTTTAATTTTAAGCACTGCAGCAAGTCTGTAAAATGACAGCTAGGGGTGTCTCTGACCCTTATAGGGCGAGTGAGATGTCACTGTTGACTTGCCATCAATGGGAATTGCACTTGAATGTTCACCTTCAAGTGCAAATTATCATGTAAGTAATAGATTTGCAAACCCATTGGCAAGCTTCCATGTGATATTTCCCTGTGACCAAGGATGCTGTGCAGTCATGGGTGGGGGAAATCTAACTTGACTCAAATTGAACCAAACCCATCACCCTGAACTgagaatcatgtgaaccaatTAGCTGACAGAAGCAGCCACACCCTGTTCAGTGTCAGTCAGGGTTCTTAGgtggaaaacaacagaaattgactCTGACCATGTTCAGTCACAAAGGAATGtatgggggggtggggaggaagaaagaaagaaggaaatgctgAAGAACCAGGTCTCAGAATGTACTCACCTAAAGTAGcttggggggcggggtggggtggggattaATGTAGCAAGACATAATgggcacttttttgtttgtttgtttgttttttagatggagtcttactctgttgcccaagttggagtgcagtggcggatctccgctcactgtaacctctgcctcccaagctcaagcaattctcccacctcagcctccagagtagctgggattacagacatgcaccaccacacctggctaattttttgtttgtttgtatttttagtagagacggagttttgccatgttggccagcctggtcttgaactcctgacctccaatgataatgatctgcctgcctcggcctcccaaagtgctaggattacaggcatgagccactgctccccgcCTGGGCACTTTTCTTTAGTAGTTTGAGGAGCAACATTTTTGACACTGTCCTTCTGCTCGAGATTCAGTTCCCAGATAAAATTAAACCATCTAGAGAGATGGCTTGATTAGCCAAACTTGGATCTCATGACCTCTTCTTGAAGTGGGTAAGTCTCATAAATGCTCAGTCCTTCCACTCTGCAACTGAGTGGGATGGGCGGGAAGCCCCTCAAAGGAAAATCCAGTTGTTCTCactagaaagaaaagggaaatggaTGTGAGGCAGTCAAATCAGCAGAGTTCCACCACATCACCAAAATGCAGTGATTAAATACGGAGAGACAGAGACTAACAGAGGTCTATGAATATTGAAGTATGTCTGAACAACAGCCCAATGACGAGACCAATAAAATGGTAACCAAAATCTGGTTTTGAGTAGTAGTGTTAAATCAGACCATTtagtaaccatttttttttttgttgcgaGGTTTCTAGCACTGCCCAAACCCTGAGTGGTATATGAATAACTGGTCCATTATGTATCTCTTTCCAGTCAACATAATTTATCCCCTCCCTACCTATATTCTCTTCTGACCACTCCTACTTCCTTCTCTTTACCAAAATCTGAACTCTAAGGCTGTTTCTTCAGCAACTCCCTTGTTTAGATTGGAAGATAAATCAAACAGCAAGCGATGTTTTACTGACTTTCAGTATTTAACAgagatgatttaatttttttttaaaccaaagtcAAACCTCTTTATAAATAAGATGAAGGAGAAAGATGTCTTATAAAATGCATATGTGAAGATGCCTTCTGAGTGCTTTCTCGTGCAGACTTGTTCTAGTCTTTAGTAAATCTTCCTTATAGACACTGTGGAGATGAACGATTGCTCTCCACTTCCACTCAAAGTACAAATCAGGCCGGCATTTTGAAAAAGAGACAGGTTTATTCATTGCTGCAGCGTTAGCTGGCTTTGTTCCCTGTAAAATTTCACTTTTGGTTATTAAAATATTCACTGTAGGAAATAAATTTGTAACCCATTTCTCATATTACctacacacagaaaaacaaaatttgataTCCTGGGGTTTATTTGCTGAGGGCGCTTCCCATAAAAGCAAGTGAGTGTGCGTTGGGAAATGTGTCTGGTTAACTCTTCTATGGATAAACTTTAGTCACAATCCTCCCCCGCCCCCCTCTCGCCCCCAGCACCCTCCCAACCTCCCGACTTCCCGCCTCTCAAGGGCTGGTGACCTAATAGCATTTTTCTTCGTGCATATTTTGGCGTCGCCCCATGGCCTGGCTGCCTTCGCCTGTCTGAGTTTTTTGAAATTCCTGCATGTTCGCCCCAGATTAAGCCAGTGTGTCTCAGGATGTGTGTTCCGTTTTGTTCTTTCCCCTTAACGCTCCCTGTGCAACGTGtctggggggaggagggcagggaggggagaaagggaggggcaGAGGCGAGGAGCTGTCCGCCTTGCACGTTTCCAATCGCATTACGTGAACAAATAGCTGAGGGGCGGCCGGGCCAGAAAGGCTTGTGTAACTTTGCAAACGTGCCAGAAAGTTTAAAATCACTCCTCCTTCCTTCACTCCAGACACTGCCCGCTCTCCGGGACTGCCGCGCCGCTCCCCGTTGCCTTCCAGGACtgagaaaggggaaagggaagggtgCCACGTCCGAGAGCAGCCGCCTTGACTGGGGAAGGGTCTGAATCCCACCCTTGGCATTGCTTGGTGGAGACTGAGATACCCGTGCTCCGCTCGGCTCCTTGGTTGAAGACTTCTCCCTCCCTCACGTGATTTGAgccctgtttttattttctctgagccACGTCCTCCTCGAGCGGGGTCAATCTGGCAAAAGGAGTGATGCGCTTCGCCTGGACAGTGTTCCTGCTCGGGCCTTTGCAGCTCTGCGCGCTCGTGCGCTGCGCCCCGCCCGCCGCCGGCCAACAGCAGCCCCCGCGCGAGCCGCCGGCGGCTCCGGGAGCCTGGCGCCAGCAGATCCAATGGGAGAACAACGGGCAGGTGTTCAGCTTGCTGAGCCTGGGCTCACAGTACCAGCCTCAGCGCCGCCGGGACCCGGGCGCCGCCGTCCCCGGTGCCGCCAGCGCCTCCGCCCAGCAGCCCCGCACTCCGATCCTGCTGATCCGCGACAACCGCACCGCCGCGGCGCGGGCGCGGACGGCCGGCTCATCTGGAGTCACCGCCGGCCGCCCCAGGCCCACCGCCCGCCACTGGTTCCAAGCTGGCTACTCGACATCTGGAGCCCGCGAAGCTGGCGCCCCGCGCGCGGAGAACCAGACCGCGCCGGGAGATGTCCCTGAGCTCAGTAACCTGCAGCTGCCCAGCCGCGTGGACGGCATGGTGGGCGACGACCCGTACAACCCCTACAAGTACTCTGACGACAACCCTTATTACAACTACTACGATACTTATGAAAGGCCCAGACCTGGGGGCAGGTACCGGCCCGGATACGGCACTGGCTACTTCCAGTACGGTAAGTACCCCCAAGTCCGCTGGAACCACCCGTGCACCTGGTCCCCAGCTATGTGGCTTCTCGACGTGGCTGCCTGGGCGCGGCGGGCCCCGGTCCTCGCAGATCCAATCCCTCCCCCAACGCGCCTGCAGTGGCAGCCCTGGAATCTAGTGCAAACCGCGCGTCTGGCCCCTCCTGCTTCCTTTTCACATTGCTTTGCAGCCCCGGGAGTCCCCAGTTCTCTTGCTGCCCCCTGCTCCACTCTGCAGTCCCggtgggagaagggtgaggaGTAAGGGACCTAGAGGGGTAGGGAGTTGGAGCGGGGGGCGCCGGGTTGTTTCACTGCTGCGCCCGTCGCCTGCTGACGTTTAGGTCTCCCAGACCTGGTGGCCGACCCCTACTACATCCAGGCGTCCACGTACGTGCAGAAGATGTCCATGTACAACCTGAGATGCGCCGCGGAGGAAAACTGCCTGGCCAGGTACGGGCTGAGATGTCTGAGGCCCCGCTCCCCGGTCTTCCTTCAGGGGGCGCTCTGGTGCCTGCTTCTGACTGCTACTGTTCCGCGCAGACAAGTGTTAGGAAGTGGGACAAGAGCTGGGAAGTGGGACGTGACCTCCTGGGCATGCTGACCTGGACGGAGAGTTAATATTTTGAAGATTTCTGTGGGTTCTGTCTCAAACTGCAGCACGAATCAGAGAGGTGGCGCAAACCCTTATCCTGGAGACTGAAGTCTCATGCTCTTTTTCCAAGATACTTAAACTTGGGAGTCGATTGTTTCCAATCACTTTTCATAAAACAACTATACAGTAATTCAAAACATTGATTGTAATGAAGGGTGTGTTAATACCCCCTTAAAAGAATGGGGGCAAATTTGCCATCGTAGCCTCATTGGTAAAGACTaagttttcctcttttgtttGAGACCACGATGAACTTGGTTGTTTCGGTATTACTTCAGCCAGAATAAGATCATGAGCAAGAGCTTTGTTCTTccactattctaaaataaaatagtaactcTGAGATTGGGGTTCTCTGAGTTTACTGCTAGGAAACAGCAGAGGgagcaaaatatgttttaataaaaatttaatcaaaaATGTAAAGTGTAAAATAAGGTCATCAATACCATCTGAACATATAGCCACACTAAATATATTAGTAGGAACACAGTAATGT from Macaca nemestrina isolate mMacNem1 chromosome 6, mMacNem.hap1, whole genome shotgun sequence encodes:
- the LOC105500045 gene encoding protein-lysine 6-oxidase — encoded protein: MRFAWTVFLLGPLQLCALVRCAPPAAGQQQPPREPPAAPGAWRQQIQWENNGQVFSLLSLGSQYQPQRRRDPGAAVPGAASASAQQPRTPILLIRDNRTAAARARTAGSSGVTAGRPRPTARHWFQAGYSTSGAREAGAPRAENQTAPGDVPELSNLQLPSRVDGMVGDDPYNPYKYSDDNPYYNYYDTYERPRPGGRYRPGYGTGYFQYGLPDLVADPYYIQASTYVQKMSMYNLRCAAEENCLASTAYRADVRDYDHRVLLRFPQRVKNQGTSDFLPSRPRYSWEWHSCHQHYHSMDEFSHYDLLDANTQRRVAEGHKASFCLEDTSCDYGYHRRFACTAHTQGLSPGCYDTYGADIDCQWIDITDVKPGNYILKVSVNPSYLVPESDYTNNVVRCDIRYTGHHAYASGCTISPY